The genomic segment GCACGTTCTCTTCTTTTTGCCTTGAGAAGTTCTCTTTGTTTTTCCGTTGCTTCTATGTTTATACCTTCATTTTTGCCTTCAATTATTACACCATATATATCTATTGCATATTCAGGAGTAATTATCAGATTTATAATATCGGCTAAAACTCTTTCAGGTTCACGATCTAAAGGATCTCCATACCCACCTGCGCCTACTCCGTACAGATAGTAAATATCACCCTGGAAAGCAGGTGTTGCGGAAACCATGGTAGGCCATTCTTTTTGATCACCTCCGGTTGCTTTAATATCTTCAATACAAGTAATAGCCTTGCCACTTGCCAGATATGCGTCACTTGTGGTGTTATTGGCAACGTAATTTTTATAAGGAGCTGGCTGATGGCCTCCCCAAAGTCCGGGGCCGCCTGTTGTTTCCTTGTTCCAGCCAAGAATAAGAACCTGAACTCCGGGAGTATTATGAACCTTATAAATAACTTCCATACCTGTACCACCGCGATATTTACCAGCGCCGGCTGAATTTATGGCCTGACGTTTTACAAGATAAATAAAAGGCATGATTGATTCATACATCTCAACATCTCCAGCTATAACTTCCGGTGTTACTGGAAAACAACCCGAATCAACACCGTCAAAACCGGAACCGGCGCCCTGACCACCGCTTAATATATCAAAAAAGACAGTCCCCATAATAAGGCCGTACTGATTGGGACCGCCCCAGGCTATAACCGCTGAATTAGGCGGTGAACAGGCATTTTGATCACCATAATACTCAGGAACACCTACCATCATTCTGGAAACCAAAGTATTTAATATAGCGCAAAGCTGTAAAACATGGAAAGCCGACATGCTGACAGGTGCAGGCCAGTTTGCATTTTCTATACAACCTTCAGGAGCTATAATATCTACAACGTCTAAAACTCCTCTGTTCCACTGCTCCACATAAAACAACCGGGTGCATAAAATTGTATAAACAACACCTACTACTGATTCATAGACCATGTTGGTTGGCCCTGGTCTCTGGGGATCGGAACCGGTAAAATCAACAGTAAGTCTGTCACCCTTTTTGGTCAGTGTTGTAACTATTTTAGCCAGATTGTAGTTTTTGCCGTCATGATCTATATAGGTTACATCACGCCAGACGCCATCGGGAAGTTCTTTAAGTTTGGCCTTGGCATATGCTCTTGTATCATTTATCATCTGCAAAAATATGGACTGCATGTCTTCTTTGCCATATTTGCTAAATAATTTTAATACTCTATCTTTGCCTACGTTTAATCCTGCCACTCGTGCACGACAGTCAAGTGTTATTCCTCCAGGATCGCGGACTGCTCTTTGAAGAAGCATATATGTGTCTTTGCGCTCAACACCTTTATCCATGAGTTTCAAACCCGGAATCCTGATTCCTTCATGAAATATTTCAGTTGCACTCGGACACATTCCGCCGGGCTCTATAGCTCCTACTTCACCGGTATGAAACAGTGCTGAAAGCCAGCCTATCATCTCGCCTTGGTAATACACAGGACAAAAGCAGGTCTGGTCAGGAGCATGAATCCCACCGATGTACGGATCATTAAACATGAAAACATCGCCATCATTTATGCCGGGATTCTCGGTATACCATTCTATAACTTTTCCAATTTGTTTTTCAACACCGCTTATATGCAGCAACAAACCGGCTGAGCTTACTATGGTTTCTCCGTTTGGTTGATGCAGACTGAAAAGAACCTCTTTAGCCTCAGTTACAACCACCGAGCCGGAAACTTTCTCCATAGTGGAACGTCCCTCCCACAAGGTCTGCCATATACTGTGCTTGACAACCTCATAGGTGATGGGATCTATTTTGAAATCACAACTATCTGTACTCATATATTTATTCCTCCTCTACGGTCAAAAATTAAAGTTTTACGATAACCACGTTCATGTACGCATCAACCTCCGCTAATTGATCGGGGAGGATAACCATGGTGGTACTCGGTGTTTCAATAATGGCCGGGCCTTCTATCTTGTTACCGTATTTCAGCTTCCTGGAATCAAAGATATTGGTTTCTACATAATCATTATATTTCCTGAAAAAGGCGGGCCTGGTCCCTTTGATAGCCGGTGAAGAATCGGCAATAGGCTCATAGGAAGCCTTTTCAAGGGAAGGTTTAAGAAGTTTGCTTACAGCATTCAACCTGAAGGTTACAACCTGCATTCCCGCTTCACGGAACCCGGAACCCTTGCCGTAGATTTGCTCGTATCTGCCTTCCCAATCGTTCATAATCTGCCGGACATCCTCGGCATTAAGCTTTTTGGTCGGAGCCGGAATATTAACTTCATGGACCTGTCTGTTATATCTTAAATCCAGCTCACGGTGAAGCTCAACATCTGCTGCTGCTATGCCTTCAAGAGCCATATCTGCTATCGCATGCTTTTCCATTTCTTCAAAAACAGCATTAAGATGTGTTGGATCTGCAGGCATAATATTAACATCTGTCTGGGTATAAACATGAATTACATCAGAACAGGCAATGCCGAATGCCGAAAATACCGAAGACTGAGGAGGAATTATAACCTTTTTAGCCCCGAGATCTTTGGAAAAAGATGCACAGTGCATGGGACCGTTACCACCATATGAAAGAAGTACGAAATCTCTCGGATCATGGCCTTTGTCAATTACTGACTGCCTTAAGTTGTCTGCCATA from the Pseudomonadota bacterium genome contains:
- a CDS encoding hydantoinase B/oxoprolinase family protein; its protein translation is MSTDSCDFKIDPITYEVVKHSIWQTLWEGRSTMEKVSGSVVVTEAKEVLFSLHQPNGETIVSSAGLLLHISGVEKQIGKVIEWYTENPGINDGDVFMFNDPYIGGIHAPDQTCFCPVYYQGEMIGWLSALFHTGEVGAIEPGGMCPSATEIFHEGIRIPGLKLMDKGVERKDTYMLLQRAVRDPGGITLDCRARVAGLNVGKDRVLKLFSKYGKEDMQSIFLQMINDTRAYAKAKLKELPDGVWRDVTYIDHDGKNYNLAKIVTTLTKKGDRLTVDFTGSDPQRPGPTNMVYESVVGVVYTILCTRLFYVEQWNRGVLDVVDIIAPEGCIENANWPAPVSMSAFHVLQLCAILNTLVSRMMVGVPEYYGDQNACSPPNSAVIAWGGPNQYGLIMGTVFFDILSGGQGAGSGFDGVDSGCFPVTPEVIAGDVEMYESIMPFIYLVKRQAINSAGAGKYRGGTGMEVIYKVHNTPGVQVLILGWNKETTGGPGLWGGHQPAPYKNYVANNTTSDAYLASGKAITCIEDIKATGGDQKEWPTMVSATPAFQGDIYYLYGVGAGGYGDPLDREPERVLADIINLIITPEYAIDIYGVIIEGKNEGINIEATEKQRELLKAKRRERAATTCKAPALNCAPIEEGIIRIHENLQVTKDKKIQCLKCGHVFCGNDQNYKDHALKAEIKGSEIGANYLQTDRFLVYHEFYCPSCTTLLCQDALPPGTAPVWDIQVGA